In Populus alba chromosome 9, ASM523922v2, whole genome shotgun sequence, a genomic segment contains:
- the LOC118045552 gene encoding uncharacterized protein, with protein sequence MNDSWYIWGLFGCFYLFNSHKCNFGCREADESRLREVCESFLGPPTGMAESTSSDTKMVSWDPCVLGMRKHKLLREDILPAMASNRKVQRLLNEFMDLLSEYGSVETNQKTPVLRTTSQQATSQMNCDPPVTEQMDTAPQAIDHTNAAQPAKDHEDPTPIITDEADHIPLAVDEVDLCPMVTDQVIQDSLDREAGS encoded by the exons ATGAATGACAGTTGGTACATATGGGGCCTTTTTGGTTGTTTCTATCTATTCAATTCACATAAGTGTAACTTTGGTTGCAGAGAAGCAGACGAGTCTCGTTTACGAGAAGTATGTGAGAGCTTTCTTGGACCTCCTACTGGGATGGCTGAATCTACATCTTCAGATACAAAAATGGTGTCTTGGGATCCTTGTGTGCTT GGAATGAGAAAACACAAACTCTTAAGAGAAGATATTCTTCCTGCAATGGCATCAAACAGAAAAGTCCAACGTTTACTAAATGAGTTCATGGATCTCTTGTCTGAATATGGAAGTGTAGAAACTAACCAAAAAACCCCCGTGCTACGAACTACATCTCAACAAGCAACCAGTCAAATGAATTGTGATCCACCAGTAACAGAGCAAATGGACACTGCCCCACAAGCAATAGATCATACAAACGCTGCCCAACCAGCAAAAGATCATGAGGACCCAACCCCCATTATAACTGATGAAGCAGACCATATTCCGCTGGCTGTTGATGAAGTAGATTTGTGCCCGATGGTAACAGATCAAGTTATTCAGGATTCACTTGACAGAGAAGCTGGTTCTTGA